From a single Candidatus Polarisedimenticolia bacterium genomic region:
- a CDS encoding nucleoside recognition domain-containing protein: protein MDRPQRDLPSLKSRFHRGLRRGGHACWLIVRVTIPTFVVMDFLKRLGAIDLIGQACAPVMTVFRLPGEAAIPVLLGLLLNVFTATAALGSLGLSGGQVTTLGLMLGMAHTLVVETAVLRTAGAGALRLLLYRLLMAVVVGLLASRLLIGASP from the coding sequence ATGGATCGGCCGCAGCGGGACCTGCCATCTCTCAAGAGCCGCTTCCACCGGGGGCTGCGGCGCGGCGGGCACGCCTGCTGGCTCATCGTCCGGGTCACCATCCCGACCTTCGTCGTGATGGACTTCCTCAAGAGGCTGGGTGCGATCGATCTGATCGGGCAGGCCTGCGCCCCGGTCATGACGGTCTTCCGCCTGCCCGGAGAGGCGGCCATCCCGGTCCTCCTCGGGCTCCTGCTCAACGTCTTCACGGCGACCGCCGCTCTGGGGAGCCTCGGGCTCTCCGGCGGCCAGGTGACCACCCTCGGATTGATGCTCGGCATGGCGCACACTCTCGTGGTCGAGACGGCCGTCCTGCGAACGGCCGGGGCGGGCGCCCTCCGACTTCTCCTCTATCGGCTGTTGATGGCGGTCGTGGTGGGTCTCCTGGCGTCCCGCCTGCTCATCGGGGCGTCCCCATGA
- a CDS encoding nucleoside recognition domain-containing protein, producing the protein MIATALLESVLSGAIFSLKIAAILVPALVLYDLLAPLPIFGRIGRALAPVLARLGMSPPCTVPLAAGLFLGITYGAGMILPIAEEKRVGPDEVQSLGLFLCTCHAVIEDTFLFAVVGASGGREVTARVCTLVGVRLALAVIVTGGRQSWLRRKSLPA; encoded by the coding sequence ATGATCGCGACGGCGCTTCTTGAATCGGTCCTCTCCGGAGCGATCTTCAGCCTCAAGATCGCCGCCATCCTCGTGCCGGCCCTGGTCCTCTACGACCTCCTCGCCCCCCTGCCGATCTTCGGCCGCATCGGCCGGGCGCTCGCTCCGGTCCTGGCGCGGCTCGGCATGTCCCCCCCCTGCACGGTGCCATTGGCCGCGGGGCTGTTCCTGGGGATCACCTATGGCGCGGGGATGATCCTCCCGATTGCCGAGGAGAAGCGGGTCGGGCCCGACGAGGTGCAGAGCCTCGGGCTCTTCCTGTGCACCTGCCACGCGGTGATCGAGGACACTTTTCTCTTCGCCGTGGTGGGCGCGAGCGGAGGGCGAGAGGTGACGGCCAGGGTGTGCACCCTGGTCGGGGTGCGCCTGGCTCTGGCCGTGATCGTCACCGGCGGCCGCCAGTCCTGGCTGCGGCGGAAGTCCCTGCCGGCGTAG
- a CDS encoding response regulator yields the protein MGSVKGREPQPEGQPEGQPRPEIAGRVLAYFRRNAEAMDSAEGIARFWIREDRDVVERCLTDLHSRGLLERRLIGGTAFYSCHHDPGRPDSGRTDFDRTGGAAALPARTGQPASESGTESAGRILVVDDDRSVREFLMSTLAAEGHQVVAAEGGQRGIELFRDGAFDLVITDVRMPGTTGLELLRTIKRQSPDVEVIVVTAHASLDTAIEALRDGAYDLITKPLPDIEALFRVVRRALEKRRLSDDNRRLVRSLHGRNVELTQTVARLAAVNEIGKATAGLLDVGDLYGSLVRLVAQHLQARRVSVLVSGPDSDLLTLIASVGIPEEEGTTFSLRVGEGIAGRVAASQAPLLVQDIGKSDLKSMRTGARYSTPSFMITPLTVSYPIRYQRKRIGVINVSDKHSGEPFDERDLEFLSTLASQMAVAIENARLVKEMEDGYQGTLVALIQAMEDLGPETRGHSRRVAELCAAVASGLGLPGERVDLVVRAAALHELGRVAARPAEADLPPGGPREDADRYAATVAAAARMLAPITSLRKVREIILRSAEWFDPASHPIDPDGAGIPIESRILASCEELVALCADAGGAARPAGGAGSDALALQELRSRTGRRHDAEVEAALARAIAERDVPGGPR from the coding sequence ATGGGGTCCGTCAAGGGGAGAGAGCCGCAGCCGGAGGGGCAGCCCGAGGGGCAGCCTCGACCGGAGATCGCCGGCCGCGTGCTCGCCTACTTCCGCCGCAACGCCGAAGCGATGGACTCGGCGGAGGGGATCGCCCGCTTCTGGATACGCGAGGACCGGGACGTCGTCGAGCGCTGCCTCACCGACCTGCATTCACGCGGGCTGCTGGAGCGGCGCCTGATCGGCGGCACCGCGTTCTACTCGTGCCACCACGATCCAGGCCGTCCGGATTCCGGCCGCACCGACTTCGACCGGACCGGGGGCGCCGCCGCGCTGCCGGCCCGGACCGGGCAGCCCGCCTCGGAGAGCGGGACGGAGAGCGCAGGGCGCATCCTGGTGGTCGACGACGATCGGTCGGTCCGCGAGTTCCTGATGTCGACCCTCGCCGCGGAAGGGCACCAAGTCGTCGCGGCCGAGGGGGGCCAGCGCGGCATCGAGCTGTTCCGGGACGGCGCGTTCGACCTGGTGATCACCGACGTCCGCATGCCCGGCACGACCGGGCTCGAGCTGCTGCGGACGATCAAGCGTCAGAGCCCGGACGTCGAGGTGATCGTGGTGACCGCGCACGCCAGCCTCGACACGGCGATCGAGGCCCTGCGGGACGGCGCCTACGATCTGATCACCAAGCCCCTCCCGGACATCGAGGCCCTGTTCCGGGTCGTCCGCCGCGCTCTGGAGAAGCGCCGCCTTTCCGACGACAATCGGCGCCTCGTCCGCAGCCTGCACGGACGCAACGTCGAGCTGACCCAGACGGTGGCGCGCCTCGCCGCCGTCAACGAGATCGGCAAGGCGACCGCGGGGCTGCTCGACGTCGGCGACCTGTACGGGTCCCTCGTGCGGCTGGTCGCCCAGCACCTGCAGGCGCGCCGCGTCTCCGTCCTCGTGTCCGGCCCCGATTCGGATCTCCTGACGCTCATCGCCTCGGTCGGCATTCCCGAGGAGGAAGGGACCACCTTCAGCCTGCGCGTCGGGGAGGGGATCGCCGGCCGGGTGGCCGCCTCACAGGCGCCCCTCCTGGTGCAGGACATCGGCAAGTCCGACCTGAAGTCCATGCGCACCGGCGCGCGCTACAGCACGCCGTCGTTCATGATCACCCCCCTCACGGTCTCCTACCCGATCCGCTACCAGCGGAAGCGCATCGGCGTGATCAACGTCAGCGACAAGCACTCGGGCGAGCCGTTCGACGAGAGGGACCTCGAGTTCCTCTCGACGCTCGCGTCGCAGATGGCGGTGGCGATCGAGAACGCCCGCCTGGTCAAGGAGATGGAGGACGGATACCAGGGGACTCTCGTCGCCCTGATCCAGGCCATGGAGGACCTGGGCCCCGAGACCCGCGGGCATTCGCGGCGCGTGGCGGAGCTCTGCGCCGCCGTGGCCAGCGGGCTCGGCCTGCCCGGGGAGCGCGTCGATCTCGTGGTGCGCGCCGCGGCGCTGCACGAGCTGGGGCGCGTCGCCGCGCGCCCGGCGGAGGCGGATCTCCCGCCCGGCGGACCCCGGGAGGACGCGGACCGGTACGCCGCCACGGTGGCCGCCGCGGCGCGCATGCTCGCCCCGATCACCTCGCTGCGCAAGGTGCGGGAGATCATCCTGCGCTCCGCCGAGTGGTTCGATCCCGCCTCCCACCCGATCGACCCCGACGGCGCCGGCATCCCGATCGAATCGCGCATCCTGGCGAGCTGCGAGGAATTGGTCGCGCTGTGCGCGGACGCCGGCGGGGCCGCGCGGCCTGCCGGCGGTGCGGGGAGCGACGCGCTGGCCCTGCAGGAGCTTCGCAGTCGCACCGGGCGCCGGCACGACGCGGAAGTCGAAGCGGCCCTGGCGCGGGCGATCGCGGAACGCGACGTCCCCGGAGGGCCGCGATGA
- a CDS encoding sigma-54 dependent transcriptional regulator has product MELEPDDLTAQPSRRRTDLIVGGGPAMARVFELIAVAARTEIPVLIMGESGTGKELVARAIHYTGGRAARPFLTMNCGAVPETLMEDELFGHARGSYTGAHADKKGVFEEAEGGSLFLDEIADLYPSCQVKLLRVLQEREVRRIGETRTRQVDVRIIAATNKDLGTERLEKRFREDLYHRIHVLPIALPPLRERREDVPLLIDQFLRQFNRELGRTIRGFTPAAIQRLKAHDWPGNVRELENRIKQAMIMAKDDLIDVESLDVSTAPASGVAFLPFRKAKEEFVRGYLVGCLKASAGNVAQAARLAGKDRKDFYDMMKKHHVDPAAYRR; this is encoded by the coding sequence TTGGAGCTGGAGCCGGACGATCTGACCGCTCAGCCGTCGCGGCGCCGGACCGACCTGATCGTCGGGGGCGGCCCCGCCATGGCCCGGGTCTTCGAGCTGATCGCCGTCGCGGCGCGCACCGAGATTCCCGTCCTCATCATGGGAGAGAGCGGCACCGGCAAGGAGCTCGTGGCGCGGGCCATCCACTACACGGGAGGGCGGGCCGCACGCCCCTTCCTGACCATGAACTGCGGCGCCGTCCCCGAGACGCTGATGGAGGACGAGCTGTTCGGCCACGCCCGCGGCTCGTACACCGGGGCGCATGCCGACAAGAAAGGGGTCTTCGAGGAGGCGGAAGGCGGCAGCCTGTTCCTGGACGAGATCGCCGACCTCTACCCCTCCTGCCAGGTGAAGCTGCTGCGCGTCCTGCAGGAGCGGGAGGTCCGGAGGATCGGCGAGACCAGGACGCGGCAAGTCGACGTGCGGATCATCGCGGCGACCAACAAGGACCTCGGGACCGAGAGGCTCGAGAAACGCTTCCGCGAGGATCTGTACCATCGGATCCACGTCCTGCCGATCGCCCTGCCTCCCCTGCGTGAGCGGCGCGAGGACGTGCCGCTCCTCATCGATCAGTTCCTGCGGCAGTTCAACCGGGAGCTGGGGCGGACCATCCGGGGATTCACGCCGGCCGCCATCCAGAGGCTGAAGGCGCACGACTGGCCCGGCAACGTGCGCGAGCTCGAGAACCGCATCAAGCAGGCGATGATCATGGCCAAGGACGACCTGATCGACGTCGAAAGCCTGGACGTCTCGACCGCCCCGGCGTCGGGCGTGGCGTTCCTCCCGTTCCGCAAGGCGAAGGAGGAATTCGTCAGGGGCTATCTCGTCGGCTGCCTGAAGGCCTCCGCTGGCAACGTCGCCCAGGCGGCGCGCCTGGCCGGCAAGGACCGCAAGGATTTCTACGACATGATGAAAAAGCACCACGTGGACCCCGCCGCCTACAGGCGCTGA
- a CDS encoding cohesin domain-containing protein codes for MTNCSFPSSRALLSARGAVLACVLMACAVAGCASVPPAGAVSPPTPESPGGGQAESATDGQAADGQGTPVPAPGRAEAAVAPGDSESDATTDEATGTPAAPAVDRPTTGTGLILAAPAVSPAAAPDRPEDDRPRDTGGGAGISAGASVPGSVSSDQERDGAGAALVLRLSASPAALRVGDSVTVEIRASSTARVVDAPLHLVYDAARLRYLGGEEGDFLRQDGSGTVFLINGRSQPGVVTIGVGRLDRSHGQSGAGTHCRVRFEVIAPGRSRVAVGQAMAWADDGSMLPVGTDAIDISVP; via the coding sequence ATGACCAACTGCAGCTTTCCGTCGAGTAGAGCCCTCCTGAGCGCACGCGGCGCCGTTCTGGCGTGCGTTCTGATGGCGTGCGCCGTCGCCGGATGCGCCTCGGTCCCGCCGGCGGGGGCTGTTTCCCCTCCGACCCCGGAGTCGCCCGGCGGGGGACAGGCGGAATCCGCGACCGACGGCCAGGCTGCCGACGGTCAGGGGACGCCCGTGCCTGCTCCCGGTCGCGCCGAGGCAGCCGTCGCGCCCGGCGACTCGGAGTCCGACGCGACGACCGATGAGGCGACGGGGACGCCGGCCGCGCCCGCCGTCGACCGTCCGACCACGGGCACCGGGTTGATCCTTGCCGCCCCCGCCGTTTCGCCGGCGGCCGCCCCGGATCGGCCCGAGGATGACCGGCCGCGGGACACCGGCGGAGGCGCGGGGATTTCGGCCGGCGCGTCCGTCCCGGGCTCCGTGTCTTCGGATCAGGAGCGCGACGGCGCGGGCGCGGCTCTGGTGCTCCGTCTCTCCGCAAGTCCCGCCGCTCTTCGGGTCGGCGATTCGGTGACGGTGGAGATCCGGGCAAGCTCGACGGCGCGTGTCGTCGACGCGCCGCTGCACCTGGTGTACGACGCGGCGCGGCTCCGCTACCTTGGGGGTGAGGAGGGGGACTTCCTGAGGCAGGACGGGAGCGGCACCGTCTTCCTGATCAACGGCCGCTCCCAGCCCGGCGTGGTCACGATCGGCGTGGGCCGGCTCGACCGCTCGCATGGCCAGAGCGGGGCCGGCACGCACTGCCGCGTGCGCTTCGAGGTGATCGCCCCTGGGCGGTCACGGGTCGCCGTCGGCCAGGCGATGGCCTGGGCCGATGACGGGTCGATGCTCCCGGTGGGAACGGACGCGATCGACATTTCCGTCCCGTAG